One stretch of Natronolimnobius baerhuensis DNA includes these proteins:
- a CDS encoding nucleoside recognition domain-containing protein, whose amino-acid sequence MTDGDSSRVVLIGKESVGKSALAAGLTGTSPTDENVGGSTVSSEVYRDDDLEVVDTPGITLEADTETTRKAMGALEESDSVVVVVPATDLDQDLADLLPLVGGKTGAVVVTYWDKVGTDVDSRGAISDLESELGVPVVPVDARNLAPVAADGGRVAGELDAPADARAVRQALQHSGALPSGVTTQVGWEIEPPETILERPVLGPIVSALVLLAPAAVAVWFANTIAGELDPLVGATLEPAVAWSTTLPGPLAAVLGGDYGLLAMGPFLFVWALPTMVIFALFMGAYKASGLVTRVTTALHPVMRRVGLTGRDLVRVVMGFGCNVPAVTSTRSCSDCTRCTTISAISFGSACSYQFPATLAVFAAVGMPWLVGPYLAILVATTLIYVRLIAPPTARTTTLAVDRRTFLERPRLRAIWREARTSLTSFVRTALPVFALICVVAALLEYVGALTRLGGVLEPAMSVVALPADAALPLVLASVRKDGIALFTADSSGVAALSPLEVLVAVYLAGVLLPCLVTAITVAREVSVRFVATMLARQAAAAVGFALVIAWGGRLLF is encoded by the coding sequence ATGACCGACGGCGACTCCTCCCGCGTCGTCCTCATTGGCAAGGAAAGCGTCGGCAAGTCGGCGCTCGCGGCCGGTCTCACCGGAACGTCGCCGACCGACGAAAACGTCGGCGGTTCGACCGTCTCGAGTGAGGTCTACCGAGACGACGACCTCGAGGTAGTCGATACGCCGGGTATCACGCTCGAGGCCGATACCGAAACGACCCGGAAGGCAATGGGTGCGCTTGAGGAGTCCGATTCCGTCGTGGTGGTCGTGCCGGCGACGGATCTCGATCAGGATCTCGCCGACCTGTTACCGCTGGTCGGCGGGAAGACCGGCGCAGTGGTCGTCACCTACTGGGACAAGGTCGGCACGGACGTCGACTCACGGGGAGCAATCAGCGACCTCGAGTCCGAACTTGGCGTTCCGGTGGTCCCAGTCGATGCGCGGAATCTGGCTCCTGTCGCGGCCGATGGCGGTCGCGTGGCAGGCGAACTTGACGCGCCCGCAGACGCGCGAGCGGTTCGACAGGCACTCCAGCATAGCGGCGCGTTACCGAGTGGCGTTACGACACAGGTTGGCTGGGAGATCGAACCACCCGAAACGATCCTCGAGCGCCCTGTTCTTGGCCCGATTGTGAGTGCGCTCGTTCTGCTTGCGCCCGCGGCGGTCGCCGTCTGGTTTGCAAACACCATTGCGGGCGAACTTGACCCGCTTGTTGGCGCGACCCTCGAGCCCGCAGTCGCCTGGAGCACGACGCTGCCGGGACCGCTCGCAGCCGTCCTCGGCGGGGACTACGGCCTGCTCGCGATGGGGCCGTTCCTGTTCGTTTGGGCGCTCCCGACGATGGTGATCTTCGCGCTGTTCATGGGCGCGTACAAGGCGAGTGGGCTGGTCACGCGCGTGACGACCGCGCTCCATCCCGTGATGCGCCGGGTTGGCCTGACGGGGCGCGATCTCGTGCGCGTCGTGATGGGCTTTGGCTGTAACGTCCCTGCCGTGACGAGCACCCGCAGTTGCTCGGACTGTACCCGCTGTACAACCATCTCGGCCATCTCGTTCGGCTCGGCCTGCTCCTATCAGTTCCCCGCGACGCTTGCGGTCTTCGCCGCCGTCGGCATGCCGTGGCTCGTCGGCCCCTACCTCGCGATTCTCGTCGCGACGACGCTCATCTACGTGCGCCTGATCGCCCCGCCCACAGCGCGCACGACGACGCTCGCCGTCGACCGACGTACGTTTCTCGAGCGCCCGCGCCTGCGAGCGATCTGGCGCGAAGCGCGCACGTCACTCACGAGTTTCGTCAGAACCGCTTTGCCCGTCTTCGCGCTCATCTGCGTCGTCGCTGCGCTGCTCGAGTACGTGGGCGCGCTCACCAGACTCGGGGGCGTTCTCGAGCCAGCAATGAGTGTCGTTGCGCTCCCGGCTGACGCTGCGTTGCCACTCGTACTCGCGTCGGTCCGGAAGGACGGGATCGCTCTTTTTACCGCGGACTCGTCGGGCGTCGCCGCACTGTCGCCACTCGAGGTACTCGTCGCGGTCTACCTCGCGGGCGTGCTCTTGCCCTGTCTCGTCACGGCGATTACGGTCGCTCGAGAAGTGTCGGTCCGGTTCGTCGCCACGATGCTGGCTCGACAGGCCGCCGCGGCGGTTGGTTTTGCCCTGGTGATCGCCTGGGGTGGCCGCCTGCTGTTCTGA
- a CDS encoding chemotaxis protein CheD, with product MSESDPNSERAPIPVGIAEYAVSTDERPLRTSGVGSCGVVAVYDEAAGVSGLLHFMLPSAQGAGESRPAAKFADTGIPKLLSAVEAHGGQPTRAWAKLSGGATMVPFESLEESVGEQNVAAARAMLAAENIRIRGTDVGGERGRQVTFMPRTGELVVTTADGETRRW from the coding sequence GTGTCCGAATCAGATCCGAACTCAGAGCGAGCGCCGATTCCAGTCGGGATTGCCGAGTACGCTGTCTCGACGGATGAGCGGCCGCTGCGGACTAGCGGCGTTGGCTCCTGTGGCGTTGTTGCAGTCTACGACGAGGCGGCTGGCGTGAGCGGACTCTTGCACTTCATGTTGCCTTCTGCACAGGGGGCCGGCGAGAGCCGTCCAGCCGCGAAGTTCGCGGATACAGGGATTCCGAAACTGCTCTCGGCTGTTGAGGCCCACGGCGGCCAGCCCACTCGAGCGTGGGCGAAACTTTCGGGGGGTGCAACGATGGTCCCCTTCGAGAGCCTCGAGGAGTCGGTCGGTGAGCAAAACGTGGCAGCGGCGCGGGCGATGCTTGCGGCCGAGAACATCAGGATTCGGGGAACGGATGTGGGCGGGGAACGGGGGCGGCAGGTGACGTTCATGCCCCGGACGGGCGAGTTGGTGGTGACGACGGCGGATGGCGAGACGCGTCGCTGGTAG
- a CDS encoding PAS domain S-box protein encodes MNCVVYADCSPSDDLVAAFGDAGFEPITAETIAECRSIVEREPTRIACLVSAHSLGDGTCLELCRQFASEPVPVVVCPADGSETLAGEVLAAGGDGYVPRASAPETLLERVRTLAATQQSALFRSLDDEQYIGDLETEGRTTSGAANSSSSPLSSLPSTVESHSTMSPSASPGPGLESGATDDAVAPSSATLENLLSEADPNGSLEELLEYTDADVSLALTQEHATDRERAGTIVEVVGESVYSLDSAGRFVTVNETLAEVSGYDRAELIGNHISMILSAESIERRQKRLRALSSAGGQPDDAVATYEVTLETQAGRQIPCEINATLFDAAESEDSSGGGTVGIIRDISDRKRMKRELHAHEAKIASLHDVASKLDDCETREEIYEVTVTAAEEVLQFDVCVVDMVEGSLLVKKAVSTGLDVEVEQTMSVEEGIAGKTYRTGRTHRVDDITTNPTAKTESDEFRSVLSIPIGDHGVFQAVSSDFAAFDHDDQELAELLLSHVSDALERFDFEAEIRAERDRFAALFENVPDAAVSTRQRSADAPPIIEAVNPAFEQIFGYDESELLGEPLDQFIVPPDRNAEALSINHRSGQGSVVETEVKRRTTDGIRDFMIRVVPIESDDEVERSVGLYTDITDRKRRRKRLEILNRVLRHDLRNGMNIINGCAEVVADKETGETEDYATIIQERANELIGLAEKTRAVERTLEQDGSMTTVVDAVDITEQALERFEHETDFAGDRPYNLSVSLPEQQFVRASHYLETALIQVLENALEHNDSSPPVIGVRLSEGDTDDDLVTLSISDNGPGIPTEERELLQDEREITQLRHASGLGLWLVNWVVAQSGGRLTFAANEPYGTTVELQLPRAETETIQYVADEDDK; translated from the coding sequence ATGAACTGCGTCGTCTACGCTGATTGTTCCCCGTCGGACGACCTTGTCGCGGCGTTCGGAGACGCAGGCTTTGAGCCGATTACAGCCGAGACGATTGCGGAATGTCGCTCGATAGTCGAGCGCGAGCCAACTCGGATCGCCTGTCTCGTGAGTGCTCACTCACTCGGCGATGGGACCTGCCTCGAGTTGTGTCGACAGTTTGCGTCCGAACCGGTGCCGGTCGTCGTCTGTCCGGCCGACGGAAGCGAGACACTCGCTGGCGAGGTCCTCGCGGCTGGGGGCGATGGCTACGTGCCTCGAGCGAGCGCGCCCGAGACGCTCCTCGAGCGTGTTCGAACCCTCGCTGCGACACAGCAATCTGCCCTCTTTCGCTCGCTCGATGATGAGCAGTATATCGGTGACTTGGAGACAGAGGGCCGCACCACGTCTGGGGCCGCTAACTCGTCCTCGTCTCCGCTGTCATCTCTCCCGTCTACTGTGGAATCTCACTCGACGATGTCTCCGTCCGCATCGCCCGGACCCGGACTCGAGTCGGGTGCAACCGACGACGCTGTGGCTCCGTCATCGGCGACGCTCGAGAACCTGCTGTCCGAGGCGGACCCGAACGGTTCGCTCGAGGAGTTGCTGGAGTATACGGACGCTGATGTGTCGCTCGCGCTCACACAGGAGCATGCGACGGATCGCGAGCGCGCCGGCACAATCGTCGAGGTTGTGGGCGAAAGCGTCTATTCACTGGACAGTGCAGGACGATTCGTCACGGTCAACGAGACGCTGGCCGAGGTGAGCGGCTACGACCGGGCGGAACTGATCGGGAACCATATCTCGATGATCCTCTCTGCAGAGAGCATCGAGCGGCGACAAAAGCGTCTTCGTGCACTGTCGTCGGCAGGTGGACAACCGGATGACGCGGTCGCGACCTACGAAGTAACACTCGAGACGCAGGCCGGCCGACAGATCCCGTGTGAGATCAACGCGACGCTGTTTGATGCGGCTGAGTCCGAGGATAGCAGTGGTGGTGGGACTGTCGGCATTATCCGCGATATCAGTGATCGCAAGCGGATGAAACGCGAACTGCACGCACACGAGGCGAAAATCGCGAGTTTACACGACGTGGCCTCGAAACTCGATGACTGCGAGACGCGCGAGGAGATTTATGAGGTTACTGTGACTGCTGCAGAGGAGGTGTTACAGTTCGACGTCTGTGTCGTCGATATGGTCGAGGGGTCGCTGCTGGTCAAAAAGGCAGTTTCCACTGGTCTCGACGTGGAGGTCGAACAGACGATGTCGGTCGAGGAGGGTATCGCCGGGAAAACCTATCGAACGGGTCGAACACACCGAGTCGACGATATTACGACGAACCCGACTGCGAAGACCGAAAGCGACGAGTTTCGTTCCGTGCTTAGCATTCCAATCGGCGATCACGGCGTCTTTCAGGCCGTTTCCTCCGACTTTGCTGCGTTCGACCATGACGACCAAGAACTCGCGGAACTGTTGCTTTCACACGTTTCTGATGCCCTCGAGCGGTTCGATTTCGAGGCCGAAATCCGTGCGGAGCGGGACCGGTTCGCTGCGCTGTTTGAGAACGTCCCGGACGCGGCAGTCAGTACGCGCCAGCGCAGTGCAGATGCGCCGCCGATCATCGAAGCCGTCAATCCTGCCTTCGAGCAAATCTTCGGCTACGACGAGTCCGAGTTGCTCGGCGAACCGCTCGATCAGTTCATCGTCCCACCCGACCGAAACGCCGAGGCGCTGTCGATCAACCACCGCAGTGGCCAGGGATCCGTCGTCGAAACTGAGGTGAAACGACGGACGACGGACGGTATTCGCGACTTTATGATTCGCGTCGTCCCCATCGAAAGTGACGACGAGGTCGAGCGATCCGTTGGTCTCTATACTGATATTACCGACCGCAAACGAAGACGCAAACGCCTCGAGATTCTCAATCGTGTCCTGCGTCACGACCTTCGAAACGGGATGAACATCATCAATGGCTGTGCGGAGGTCGTCGCTGACAAGGAAACCGGCGAGACGGAAGACTACGCCACGATCATCCAGGAGCGGGCGAACGAACTCATCGGACTCGCCGAGAAAACCCGCGCTGTCGAACGCACGCTCGAGCAAGATGGCTCGATGACGACCGTTGTCGACGCGGTCGACATCACCGAGCAGGCACTCGAACGATTCGAACACGAGACTGATTTCGCTGGTGACAGGCCGTACAACCTCTCGGTTTCGCTTCCTGAGCAACAGTTCGTCCGTGCGAGTCACTATCTCGAGACGGCACTCATACAGGTTCTCGAGAACGCCCTCGAGCACAACGATTCGTCGCCGCCAGTGATCGGCGTTCGACTGTCCGAGGGTGACACTGACGACGATCTGGTAACGCTCTCGATCAGCGATAACGGGCCAGGGATCCCGACTGAAGAGCGAGAGCTGTTACAGGACGAACGTGAGATTACGCAGTTGCGCCATGCCAGCGGCCTCGGGCTGTGGCTGGTCAACTGGGTCGTCGCTCAATCCGGCGGCCGACTCACGTTTGCTGCAAACGAACCATACGGGACGACCGTCGAACTACAACTGCCTCGAGCCGAGACGGAGACGATTCAGTACGTCGCTGATGAGGATGACAAGTAA
- a CDS encoding archaeosine biosynthesis radical SAM protein RaSEA codes for MSKPTPDVYEQGKGMDAHNQVMREIRSRKEASYDPHEPTRVWLDEDNTPGGVKTSLTIILNTGGCRWARAGGCTMCGYVAESVDGGSVSHEALMNQIDVCLEHEAENADEPAELIKIYTSGSFLDEREVDAKSRRAIAETFADRERIVLESLPDFVDREKIGDFTQYGIDTDIAIGLETATDRVRHDCVNKYFDFADFEDACAEAAVADDDAGSEADAGIKAYLLMKPPFLTESEAVDDMISSIERCADVSGCHTVSMNPCNVQRYTMVDELYFNDGYRPPWLWSVAHVLEETADIDAIVVSDPVGHGSDRGPHNCQECDDLVQKAIKDFGLRQDPSVFEQVSCECERTWEVVMERERGFNQPLTR; via the coding sequence ATGAGTAAACCCACGCCCGACGTCTACGAGCAGGGCAAGGGCATGGACGCCCACAATCAAGTGATGCGCGAGATTCGCTCGCGCAAAGAGGCCAGCTACGACCCCCACGAACCGACGCGCGTCTGGCTCGACGAGGACAACACGCCCGGTGGCGTCAAGACCAGCCTGACGATTATTCTCAACACCGGCGGCTGTCGCTGGGCCCGCGCCGGTGGCTGTACGATGTGTGGCTACGTCGCCGAAAGCGTCGACGGCGGCAGCGTCTCCCACGAGGCGCTCATGAACCAGATCGACGTCTGCCTCGAGCACGAAGCCGAAAACGCCGATGAACCCGCCGAACTCATCAAGATCTATACTTCTGGCTCCTTCCTCGACGAGCGCGAAGTCGACGCCAAGAGCCGACGCGCCATCGCCGAAACCTTTGCCGACCGAGAGCGCATCGTCCTCGAGTCCCTGCCTGATTTCGTCGACCGCGAGAAAATCGGTGACTTCACCCAGTACGGCATCGACACGGACATCGCAATCGGCCTCGAGACGGCCACTGACCGCGTGCGACACGACTGCGTGAACAAGTACTTCGACTTCGCTGACTTCGAAGACGCCTGTGCCGAGGCCGCCGTCGCGGACGATGACGCCGGCAGCGAGGCCGACGCGGGAATCAAGGCCTACCTGCTGATGAAGCCGCCGTTCCTCACGGAGTCAGAAGCCGTCGACGACATGATCTCCTCCATCGAGCGCTGTGCCGACGTGTCTGGCTGTCACACCGTCTCGATGAACCCGTGTAACGTCCAGCGCTACACGATGGTCGACGAACTCTACTTCAACGACGGCTACCGACCGCCGTGGCTCTGGTCGGTCGCCCACGTGCTCGAGGAAACCGCCGATATCGACGCCATCGTCGTCTCCGACCCCGTTGGACACGGCTCCGACCGCGGGCCGCATAACTGCCAGGAGTGTGATGACCTCGTCCAGAAAGCGATCAAGGATTTCGGCCTGCGACAGGACCCATCCGTCTTCGAGCAAGTCTCCTGTGAGTGCGAGCGGACCTGGGAAGTCGTCATGGAACGCGAACGTGGCTTCAACCAGCCGCTGACGCGGTAA
- a CDS encoding FAD/NAD(P)-binding protein, with amino-acid sequence MRECVIIGGGIHGTYLVQRLLEETALERSDVLIVDPNDQLLASFRRKARACEMDALRSTFVHHIGTEPFGLEDFAEARGREDELLSRPKYPRRPSLSLFLDYAEYVLERTDLSSLHRQATVTSIRRCERRGSASERPLILETDTGEEVKTRTCVLAMGHGGRYCSPDWADGIGEIEHIWDESFDPATQSGESIVVGGGITAAQVALCLADRAADGAGEAASGVTLLSRHDLETAAIEADPRWINWNHIERHLHRHPPGSQARADVIREARNDATIPPTLFERLESAAETETLSIRHGDVRSARRVDGRVRLVLENGGCCSAEQVVLATGFAPIFDHPFVEQVADELDLKRGYCGMPVLSDETLAWHRKDDTASRLFVSGALAAGAVGPLAGNIAGARRAADRLSAGVEAVVDPHRIAA; translated from the coding sequence ATGCGTGAGTGCGTGATCATCGGCGGCGGCATCCACGGTACCTATCTGGTCCAGCGACTGCTCGAGGAGACGGCACTCGAGCGGTCAGACGTTCTCATTGTCGATCCAAACGACCAGTTACTCGCGTCGTTTCGACGGAAGGCGCGGGCCTGCGAGATGGACGCGCTGCGGTCGACGTTCGTCCATCATATCGGCACCGAACCGTTCGGACTCGAGGATTTCGCCGAGGCGCGCGGGCGCGAAGACGAACTGCTCTCGCGACCGAAATACCCACGTCGGCCGTCACTGTCGCTGTTTCTGGACTACGCCGAGTACGTCCTCGAGCGCACCGACCTGTCCTCGCTCCATCGGCAAGCCACCGTCACGTCGATTCGGCGCTGCGAGCGCCGCGGGAGCGCCTCGGAGCGCCCGCTCATCCTCGAGACCGACACAGGCGAGGAAGTCAAAACTCGAACGTGCGTGCTGGCGATGGGCCACGGCGGGCGCTATTGCAGCCCCGACTGGGCAGACGGCATTGGGGAAATCGAACACATTTGGGACGAATCGTTCGATCCCGCGACGCAGTCCGGCGAGTCCATCGTCGTCGGCGGCGGGATCACCGCAGCGCAGGTCGCACTCTGTCTCGCTGACCGCGCGGCGGACGGCGCAGGCGAGGCTGCGTCTGGGGTCACCTTGCTCTCGAGACACGACCTCGAGACGGCAGCCATCGAGGCCGACCCGCGCTGGATCAACTGGAATCACATCGAGCGCCATCTGCACCGACACCCGCCTGGTTCGCAGGCCCGCGCCGATGTCATCCGCGAGGCGCGCAACGACGCGACGATTCCGCCGACGCTGTTCGAGCGCCTCGAGTCCGCCGCAGAGACTGAGACACTGTCGATCCGTCACGGAGACGTTCGCAGTGCCCGCCGAGTCGACGGTCGTGTTCGCCTCGTACTCGAGAACGGCGGCTGTTGTAGCGCCGAGCAGGTCGTTCTCGCCACGGGCTTCGCTCCGATTTTTGACCATCCATTCGTCGAGCAGGTCGCCGACGAACTCGACCTCAAGCGCGGCTATTGCGGCATGCCGGTGCTGTCCGACGAGACGCTTGCCTGGCACCGCAAGGATGACACGGCGAGTCGCCTCTTCGTCTCCGGCGCACTGGCGGCTGGGGCCGTCGGCCCGCTCGCGGGCAACATCGCGGGTGCACGTCGTGCGGCCGACCGCCTGAGCGCGGGGGTCGAGGCCGTTGTCGACCCGCATCGGATCGCCGCCTGA
- the purQ gene encoding phosphoribosylformylglycinamidine synthase I encodes MTVAIIRFGGSNCDRDAERALAHLEIDAEIVWHEDGLPEDTTGIMLPGGFSYGDYLRAGAMAARSPIMAEVREAAADGVPVLGVCNGAQIGCESGLTEGAFTTNESARFQCEHVYLRVERADTPWTAAYEEGEVIEIPIAHGEGRYEIRDERLTELEDENRILFRYCDETGETGPEVNPNGSKHNVAGVLGDHEGVAVLMPHPERATVPDVGPTAGQGVLRGFERAVELE; translated from the coding sequence ATGACCGTTGCAATAATCAGGTTCGGCGGCTCGAACTGCGACCGCGACGCCGAGCGCGCACTCGCACACCTCGAGATCGACGCCGAAATCGTCTGGCACGAGGACGGCCTGCCTGAAGACACAACGGGAATCATGCTGCCCGGTGGCTTCTCTTACGGCGATTATCTCCGCGCGGGTGCGATGGCCGCGCGCTCGCCGATCATGGCCGAGGTTCGCGAGGCAGCCGCCGACGGCGTGCCTGTTCTCGGCGTCTGCAACGGCGCACAGATCGGTTGCGAGTCCGGGCTCACCGAGGGTGCGTTTACGACGAACGAAAGCGCGCGTTTCCAGTGCGAACACGTCTACCTACGCGTCGAGCGCGCGGATACACCTTGGACCGCTGCCTATGAGGAAGGCGAGGTCATCGAAATCCCGATTGCCCATGGAGAAGGGCGCTACGAGATCCGTGATGAGCGACTCACAGAACTCGAGGACGAGAATCGAATTCTGTTTCGCTACTGCGACGAAACCGGCGAGACTGGACCCGAGGTCAACCCCAACGGCTCGAAACACAACGTTGCGGGCGTTCTCGGCGACCATGAAGGCGTTGCCGTGTTGATGCCCCATCCCGAGCGCGCGACGGTTCCTGATGTCGGGCCGACGGCAGGACAGGGCGTCCTCCGCGGGTTCGAACGCGCTGTGGAACTTGAGTAA
- a CDS encoding DUF7511 domain-containing protein, with protein MTEHDTDTDRDSKSSPAASDGEPPTADISPCYQAYLECHDHRPDSCTIYSAVTADAARDRWIKAWGDGFVSREDAR; from the coding sequence GTGACTGAACACGACACAGACACCGACCGCGACAGCAAATCGAGTCCAGCCGCGAGCGACGGCGAGCCCCCAACTGCGGATATCTCGCCGTGCTATCAGGCCTACCTCGAGTGTCACGACCACCGCCCCGACTCCTGTACGATCTATTCGGCGGTCACCGCCGACGCGGCGCGCGACCGCTGGATCAAAGCCTGGGGCGATGGGTTCGTCTCGCGGGAAGACGCCAGATAG
- the purS gene encoding phosphoribosylformylglycinamidine synthase subunit PurS, whose protein sequence is MTAYTATVTVRLKHGVLDPEAETTKQALERLGFDLEGLRSADRFEVDLEAESVDAARERADEMAERLLANPTIHDYDVEVDER, encoded by the coding sequence ATGACCGCCTACACCGCGACGGTGACGGTTCGACTCAAACACGGCGTACTCGACCCCGAGGCCGAGACGACGAAACAGGCACTCGAGCGCCTCGGCTTCGACCTCGAGGGGCTTCGCTCGGCTGATCGCTTCGAGGTCGACCTCGAGGCTGAGTCGGTCGACGCCGCCCGCGAGCGTGCTGACGAGATGGCCGAACGACTGCTGGCGAATCCGACCATCCACGACTACGATGTGGAGGTCGACGAACGGTAG
- a CDS encoding SHOCT domain-containing protein — MGSDWANAGLSMPMAIVIVGMLLAFVALAAIDTGVAIIVAIFAFVFGGEIFREMIAAIQQPADESATNDTVEEDPQDALERLRTRYADGDLSDSEFERRLEVLLETETVDDVERYLAGESESAQPNRQRSGDEHDHEFERSTG; from the coding sequence ATGGGAAGTGACTGGGCCAACGCCGGACTGTCGATGCCGATGGCCATCGTTATCGTCGGTATGCTGCTTGCATTCGTCGCGCTCGCGGCTATCGACACCGGCGTCGCGATAATCGTCGCCATCTTCGCGTTCGTCTTCGGTGGGGAGATTTTCAGGGAGATGATCGCCGCGATACAACAACCGGCAGACGAATCGGCGACCAACGACACCGTCGAGGAGGACCCACAGGACGCCCTCGAGCGCCTGCGAACCCGCTACGCCGACGGCGACCTGTCCGATTCGGAGTTCGAACGCCGACTCGAGGTCCTGCTCGAGACGGAGACAGTTGACGATGTCGAGCGCTATCTCGCAGGCGAAAGCGAGTCGGCCCAACCGAACCGACAGCGATCAGGCGACGAGCACGACCACGAATTCGAGCGCTCAACCGGTTGA
- a CDS encoding rhodanese-like domain-containing protein: MSTIGPERLEDRLSSAESPYVIDIRPREAYQRDHIEGSHNVPVYDDLRGGDEAAFREALSDVPAERTVVTVCKAGIVARTATTILEDEGYDAVTLAGGQRRWNGYQNGSLGYRLRSALGGLLP, from the coding sequence ATGAGCACAATCGGACCCGAGCGACTCGAGGATCGACTCTCGAGTGCGGAGTCGCCGTACGTCATCGATATTCGCCCGCGTGAAGCGTATCAGCGCGACCATATCGAGGGCAGTCACAACGTGCCCGTCTACGACGATCTTCGCGGCGGTGATGAGGCGGCGTTCCGAGAGGCGCTTTCGGACGTGCCAGCCGAGAGGACGGTCGTCACGGTCTGTAAAGCAGGAATCGTCGCTCGAACGGCAACGACCATTCTCGAGGACGAGGGCTACGACGCGGTCACGTTAGCCGGCGGCCAGCGCCGCTGGAACGGCTACCAGAACGGCTCGCTCGGCTATCGCCTGCGGTCGGCGCTCGGCGGGTTGCTCCCCTGA
- a CDS encoding GTP-binding protein, translated as MSDDSLPVTVLSGTLGAGKTTVLNHLLQESDRDLAVLVNDMGEVNVDADRVAESSDIADEDEELIELSNGCICCELRGDLLDAIGELTAADREFDALVVESTGVAEPLPVAQTLTLGFDQADLDPTEFYEETGIEPLSGCHLDTTVTVVDAHQFDAAMESDEILDDDGTEKHLGNLLVEQVEFCDVLLLNKCDLVDEATLAEIESTLEVLQPRAEIIRTEHGRIDPDTVIETDRFDFEEASHSAGWIKELQEPHESAEEEHGVTSFVFEARRPFHPERLADLLDEFPSNVVRAKGHFWIASYEDEQRESSEPRTGATGSEQGEDPDASGGTASEKRHVRRMDEAITVNVAGQSVRVAPAGQWVDSLPAEEREEHLAENPDLEAGWHDRWGDRGIRLVLIGTDMDHEALRGDLEECLLRDDELEEDWSTYEDRFPSFEPPEAPEEAEDADAADEPAADEGHDHDEQHEIGIAD; from the coding sequence ATGAGCGACGACTCGCTTCCAGTCACGGTACTGTCCGGAACGCTCGGAGCCGGCAAAACGACCGTTCTGAACCACCTCCTCCAGGAGAGCGACCGGGACCTCGCCGTGCTCGTCAACGACATGGGCGAGGTCAACGTCGACGCGGACCGGGTCGCCGAATCCTCGGATATCGCCGACGAGGACGAGGAACTGATCGAACTCTCGAACGGCTGTATCTGCTGTGAGCTCCGGGGCGACCTGCTCGACGCCATCGGCGAACTCACCGCCGCCGACCGGGAGTTCGACGCCCTCGTCGTCGAATCGACCGGCGTCGCCGAACCGCTGCCGGTCGCCCAGACGCTGACGCTCGGCTTCGACCAGGCCGACCTCGACCCGACCGAGTTCTACGAGGAGACCGGCATCGAACCGCTGTCGGGCTGTCACCTCGATACGACCGTCACCGTCGTCGACGCCCACCAGTTCGACGCGGCGATGGAGTCCGACGAGATTCTCGACGACGACGGCACCGAGAAACACCTCGGGAATCTGCTCGTCGAACAGGTCGAGTTCTGCGACGTGTTGCTGTTGAACAAATGCGACCTCGTGGACGAAGCGACGCTCGCGGAGATCGAATCCACGCTCGAGGTGCTCCAGCCGCGCGCGGAGATTATCCGCACCGAACACGGCCGAATCGACCCCGACACGGTCATCGAAACCGACCGGTTCGACTTCGAGGAAGCCAGCCATTCGGCGGGCTGGATCAAAGAACTCCAGGAGCCACACGAATCCGCCGAGGAAGAACACGGCGTTACCTCGTTCGTCTTCGAGGCCCGGCGGCCGTTCCACCCCGAGCGTCTCGCGGACCTGCTCGATGAGTTCCCGAGCAACGTCGTCCGCGCGAAGGGGCATTTCTGGATCGCGAGCTACGAGGACGAACAACGTGAGTCCTCGGAACCGCGAACGGGAGCGACCGGATCCGAGCAAGGCGAGGATCCCGATGCGAGTGGTGGAACCGCGAGCGAGAAGCGACACGTGAGGCGTATGGACGAAGCGATTACCGTCAACGTCGCCGGCCAATCCGTTCGAGTCGCCCCCGCCGGCCAATGGGTCGACTCGCTGCCGGCCGAGGAACGCGAAGAACACCTCGCCGAGAATCCCGACCTCGAAGCCGGCTGGCACGACCGCTGGGGCGACCGCGGCATTCGTCTCGTGCTGATCGGCACCGACATGGATCACGAGGCGCTGCGTGGCGACCTCGAGGAGTGTCTGCTCAGAGACGACGAACTCGAGGAGGATTGGTCGACCTACGAGGATCGATTCCCGTCGTTCGAGCCACCCGAAGCGCCGGAAGAAGCGGAGGACGCAGACGCGGCCGACGAGCCTGCTGCAGACGAAGGCCACGACCACGACGAGCAACACGAAATCGGCATCGCCGACTGA